From one Mytilus galloprovincialis chromosome 13, xbMytGall1.hap1.1, whole genome shotgun sequence genomic stretch:
- the LOC143056953 gene encoding uncharacterized protein LOC143056953, with amino-acid sequence MTKPNKPPVYVNVQKTDKKPQRHLLNRGAIRNGLGGQKVEYPVNRVMPRNKNGKPANLIDVNLNNFLPKLPDANTGNTKMRGVNPYAPEPKPITDGTSYLDIYQMKPGFHFPDVEDKIKIAARHQLQIKVVPKEIVKLEDDLDNRPCTRMHREDHVSTERILSPSELSVISYNRNDSPLNIPMPPSRRASPLHAGPPTMPPSRRTSPLYAGPPTMPHGEGTHLSSSPEPHIKGALVPRPLPMSCGEGQEHAYMPRPPSMSRNEERMHMPRPPPGPRGVRHAFMPQPPTVQREDQPHMPTVPKEDGPFYYKRKTTVKLEQMDIFPHPNTQLGLGPEVLNYMPTPPSVTQRCGSERNIRGQSQQKGGDRKTLPPRQRKRLY; translated from the exons ATGACCAAGCCTAACAAGCCGCCGGTGTATGTCAATGTACAGAAGACAGATAAAAAGCCACAGCGCCATCTTCTTAACCGTGGAGCTATTAGAAATGGACTCGGTGGACAGAAAGTGGAATATCCTGTAAACAGAGTGATGCCACGTAACAAAAATGGAAAGCCAGCTAACCTCATTGATGTAAACCTCAACAATTTCTTGCCAAAATTACCAGATGCCAATACTGGTAATACTAAAA TGAGAGGTGTAAACCCATATGCACCAGAGCCTAAGCCTATAACTGATGGCACCTCCTACTTGGATATATACCAGATGAAGCCTGGTTTCCACTTTCCTGATGttgaagataaaattaaaattgctGCTAGGCACCAGCTCCAAATAAAAGTAGTTCCAAAGGAAATAGTTAAGCTTGAGGATGATTTAGATAACAGACCTTGCACTAGAATGCACAGAGAG GACCATGTATCAACTGAGAGAATATTATCACCATCTGAACTCAGTGTTATATCATATAACCGAAATGACAGCCCATTGAACATACCTATGCCACCATCACGAAGAGCTAGTCCTTTACACGCTGGACCACCAACTATGCCACCATCACGTAGAACTAGTCCATTATACGCTGGACCACCAACTATGCCACATGGAGAGGGAACTCATCTTTCTTCATCACCAGAACCACACATTAAAGGGGCTCTGGTACCACGTCCACTACCTATGTCATGTGGAGAAGGACAAGAACATGCATATATGCCACGCCCACCATCTATGTCACGTAATGAAGAGCGCATGCATATGCCACGCCCACCACCTGGCCCACGTGGGGTGAGACATGCTTTTATGCCACAGCCACCAACCGTACAACGTGAAGATCAACCACATATGCCAACAGTACCAAAAGAAGATGGCCCATTCTATTATAAGCGTAAAACTACTGTTAAACTGGAGCAAATGGATATATTTCCACATCCCAATACACAGCTTGGTTTGGGACCTGAAGTATTAAACTACATGCCAACTCCTCCTTCTGTGACTCAACGATGTGGATCTGAGAGGAACATTCGCGGACAGTCACAACAGAAAGGTGGGGACAGAAAGACACTTCCTCCACGCCAAAGGAAGAGGCTTTATTAG
- the LOC143057858 gene encoding mitotic spindle assembly checkpoint protein MAD2B-like isoform X1 has translation MIDRQFGKAGDISGPRQIIGADIFCEFLEVAIHCILYTRELYPAGVFEKKRKFNVPVKICVHPEVLSYVTNTVDSIRLLLKENAVFKVTVVVVTPDHKPAERFVFEVARPTQNIGNDKYLYRLEESLRGFLLKLSITESLLKTLPEDCTWTVQVYTRESAALAIEQKQHLKDFPWILADERETTLEDAKMIPLKAVNSDYLQMQLYAEESSIK, from the exons atgattgatagacagtttggcaaggcaggagacatttcgggaccaagacaaatca TTGGAGCTGACATATTTTGTGAGTTTCTGGAGGTGGCAATACACTGTATACTTTATACAAGAGAACTTTACCCTGCTGGAGTGTTTGAAAAGAAAAGGAAATTCAATGTTCCTGTCAAA atcTGTGTCCATCCAGAAGTTTTATCATATGTTACCAATACTGTCGATAGCATTCGTCTGTTACTAAAAGAAAATGCTGTTTTTAAGGTGACAGTTGTAGTTGTTACGCCTGACCACAAGCCTGCTGAAAGATTTGTTTTTGAAGTAGCCAGACCAACACAAAATATAGG CAATGATAAATATTTGTATCGTCTGGAAGAGTCACTGAGAGGATTCCTGTTAAAACTCAGCATTACAGAGTCTCTATTAAAAACTTTACCTGaag aCTGTACATGGACTGTACAAGTATATACCAGAGAGTCAGCTGCTTTAGCAATTGAACAAAAACAACATCTTAAG GATTTTCCATGGATTTTGGCAGACGAAAGGGAGACAACTTTGGAAGATGCTAAAATGATTCCATTAAAAGCTGTTAATTCAGATTACTTACAG atgCAGTTATACGCAGaagaaagttcaataaaataa
- the LOC143057858 gene encoding mitotic spindle assembly checkpoint protein MAD2B-like isoform X2, with protein sequence MTEIGESQNAYIGADIFCEFLEVAIHCILYTRELYPAGVFEKKRKFNVPVKICVHPEVLSYVTNTVDSIRLLLKENAVFKVTVVVVTPDHKPAERFVFEVARPTQNIGNDKYLYRLEESLRGFLLKLSITESLLKTLPEDCTWTVQVYTRESAALAIEQKQHLKDFPWILADERETTLEDAKMIPLKAVNSDYLQMQLYAEESSIK encoded by the exons ATGACAGAGATTGGAGAATCACAAAATGCATACA TTGGAGCTGACATATTTTGTGAGTTTCTGGAGGTGGCAATACACTGTATACTTTATACAAGAGAACTTTACCCTGCTGGAGTGTTTGAAAAGAAAAGGAAATTCAATGTTCCTGTCAAA atcTGTGTCCATCCAGAAGTTTTATCATATGTTACCAATACTGTCGATAGCATTCGTCTGTTACTAAAAGAAAATGCTGTTTTTAAGGTGACAGTTGTAGTTGTTACGCCTGACCACAAGCCTGCTGAAAGATTTGTTTTTGAAGTAGCCAGACCAACACAAAATATAGG CAATGATAAATATTTGTATCGTCTGGAAGAGTCACTGAGAGGATTCCTGTTAAAACTCAGCATTACAGAGTCTCTATTAAAAACTTTACCTGaag aCTGTACATGGACTGTACAAGTATATACCAGAGAGTCAGCTGCTTTAGCAATTGAACAAAAACAACATCTTAAG GATTTTCCATGGATTTTGGCAGACGAAAGGGAGACAACTTTGGAAGATGCTAAAATGATTCCATTAAAAGCTGTTAATTCAGATTACTTACAG atgCAGTTATACGCAGaagaaagttcaataaaataa
- the LOC143057858 gene encoding mitotic spindle assembly checkpoint protein MAD2B-like isoform X3, translating to MIDRQFGKAGDISGPRQIIGADIFCEFLEVAIHCILYTRELYPAGVFEKKRKFNVPVKVTVVVVTPDHKPAERFVFEVARPTQNIGNDKYLYRLEESLRGFLLKLSITESLLKTLPEDCTWTVQVYTRESAALAIEQKQHLKDFPWILADERETTLEDAKMIPLKAVNSDYLQMQLYAEESSIK from the exons atgattgatagacagtttggcaaggcaggagacatttcgggaccaagacaaatca TTGGAGCTGACATATTTTGTGAGTTTCTGGAGGTGGCAATACACTGTATACTTTATACAAGAGAACTTTACCCTGCTGGAGTGTTTGAAAAGAAAAGGAAATTCAATGTTCCTGTCAAA GTGACAGTTGTAGTTGTTACGCCTGACCACAAGCCTGCTGAAAGATTTGTTTTTGAAGTAGCCAGACCAACACAAAATATAGG CAATGATAAATATTTGTATCGTCTGGAAGAGTCACTGAGAGGATTCCTGTTAAAACTCAGCATTACAGAGTCTCTATTAAAAACTTTACCTGaag aCTGTACATGGACTGTACAAGTATATACCAGAGAGTCAGCTGCTTTAGCAATTGAACAAAAACAACATCTTAAG GATTTTCCATGGATTTTGGCAGACGAAAGGGAGACAACTTTGGAAGATGCTAAAATGATTCCATTAAAAGCTGTTAATTCAGATTACTTACAG atgCAGTTATACGCAGaagaaagttcaataaaataa